One part of the Macaca mulatta isolate MMU2019108-1 chromosome 6, T2T-MMU8v2.0, whole genome shotgun sequence genome encodes these proteins:
- the ATOX1 gene encoding copper transport protein ATOX1 isoform X1: MPKHVFSVDMTCGSCAEAVSRVLDKLGGVKYDIDLPNKKIGIESEHSVDTLLATLKKTGKTVSYLGLE, from the exons AAGCACGTGTTCTCTGTGGACATGACCTGTGGAAGCTGTGCTGAAGCTGTCTCTCGGGTCCTTGATAAGCTTGGAG GAGTTAAGTATGACATTGACCTGCCCAACAAGAAGATCGGCATTGAATCTGAGCACAGCGTGGACACTCTGCTTGCAACCctgaagaaaacaggaaagactGTTTCCTACCTTGGCCTCGAGTAG
- the ATOX1 gene encoding copper transport protein ATOX1 isoform X2 → MPHVFSVDMTCGSCAEAVSRVLDKLGGVKYDIDLPNKKIGIESEHSVDTLLATLKKTGKTVSYLGLE, encoded by the exons CACGTGTTCTCTGTGGACATGACCTGTGGAAGCTGTGCTGAAGCTGTCTCTCGGGTCCTTGATAAGCTTGGAG GAGTTAAGTATGACATTGACCTGCCCAACAAGAAGATCGGCATTGAATCTGAGCACAGCGTGGACACTCTGCTTGCAACCctgaagaaaacaggaaagactGTTTCCTACCTTGGCCTCGAGTAG